The DNA segment CGTTTCATAAAAAAAATTCACTCAAAGATAAAGAGTTTGATATTTTTTCATGTTTTTGCTCGTGCTTTTGTCCTTTGCGATCCGAATGGAACAAGTCTTGGGGAAAACATCATATGGCCTTCAGCCTGAAACACCCGAAGATCATCACGGTTGCAACCTTGTTGAACCGGGTGCCATTGACCGCCCTGAAATATGTGATCCGGCAAATTGCGGGCGCGTTCATGCTGGTCACCAGCTGTGAAACCCAAGTGGGAAAAGGTGTTTGACCTTGGTGATGCGGGGTCCGATTTTTCCGTTCCCTCCAGCCACCGACGGGGTCAGGGGAAACGGGTTGTCTTACCACACATCGACTGGGTCCAGCTGGAACTGGCCTAACACACGCTAAGAAAAACACAGGAGACCATCATGTCCAAACATGGTTACGAAGCAGGTCGGTTGAACCTGCCATTTGTCGGCATCGCTACATTTGGCAAGAAGCCTTATGTCGAAGACTGGGATCAGATTGACGCCGATGTAGCGATTTTGGGTGCGCCGTTCGATTTTGGGTGCCAATTCCGTTCGGGAGCACGTTTTGGCCCGCGTGCTGTACGGGAGGCATCAACTTTGTTCAGCTTTGGCCACGCAGGGGCCTATGATCACGAAGATGACGCCACATATCTGGGCGCAGATGTACGGATTATCGACATGGGTGATGCGGATATCATCCATACCAAAACAAATGAAAGCCACGCCAACATTGAATATGGTGTGAAAAAGGCGCTGGATGCCGGTGCTATTCCGGTCACAATCGGTGGCGACCACTCGATCAATATTCCCTGCATTAATGCTTATGCTGCTGATTGTGCAGAAAAGGGGCCCATCCATGTGGTCCAAATCGACGCCCATTTGGACTTTGTTGATGAACGCCACGGTGTCACAGACGGCCACGGCAATCCAATGCGTCGTGCGATTGAAAAGGACTATGTGTCGGGCATGACCCAGTTGGGTATTCGGAATGTGTCTTCGACCGCCAAGGAAGGCTATGACGATGCCCGCGCACGCGGGTCGGATATCTTGTCAGTCCGCCAGGTGCGCAAGCTGGGCACCGAGGCGATCCTGGATCGGATTCCCGAAGGTGCGCGTTACTATGTCACCATCGATATCGACGCCTTTTGCCCGTCGATTGCACCTGGAACCGGCACACCCAGCCACGGAGGGTTTCAGTATTACGATGTGCTCGAAATTCTCCAAGGTCTGAGCAAGCGCGGAGATGTGGTGGGCATTGATCTGGTTGAGGTGGCCCCGGCCTATGACCCGAGCGAAAGCACTCAGATCCTGGCTGCGCAGCTCTTGCTGAACTTTATCGGGTTCATCTTTCACAACAGGAAATGATGACCCCTGTGGCGGGTGTCGGCCCCGGCTGATGACCCGCCTATCTTTGCATGTCTGCGATCACCAGCTCGGCCTGTCCGGGGAGTTCCCGGAATTCTGGGGGCGGGCGGCGATCTGTGACGATCAAATCAGCCGGCAAGAGTTCCGGCAGGAGTAGCGCGGGGCTGGAGCCGCTTGCGCTGAACTTGGTGGAATCAACAACCATAAAGGACCGCTCGGCAGCGTGTTTCATGGCTGCGGCCATGTCGGCCTCGCATTGATCAAACACCATAAAGCCGCGGCTGGGGTGAACCTGCGACGCAGAGAGGATGGCTGTTTCCACAGATACGCTGGCGATAACGTCAAATGCGGCCCTGTCAAATGCGGCCCCATCGTGGTTACGCAGTTGCGTGCCTGCCATGAACACGCGGTTGCCGTCGGTCATGGCCAGGATGGCGGCGATATAGGCCGAATTGGTCACGACGGTCAGGTTTTTACGCGCCCGCAGCGCCTGCGCTACGTATCCAGACGTTGATCCGGTATCAATGGCGATGGCAGCACCGTCCAGAATTCGGTCGGCGACCGCATTGGCAATGGCCACCTTGGCAGCCCGGTTCTTTTCCATCCGTGCCATGAATGGCGGATCCAGCACATTCTGTGTGCTGACCAAAGCGCCGTGTACCTTGGACAGGCGGCCGTCCTCGACCATTGGTTTGACGATTCGACGTATGGTCTGGTCCGAAACCTGCAAGATTTCGGCCAGTTCAGTGACCGAAACCCGTCCTCGCAAGTTGACGGTGTTGAGGATGTCTTTTTCGTATTTCGACATTTTCCGACGCAAATATAGTGATTTCTGGAGGTTACGCCCTGTGCACACGCCGCACAACCAACAAATATCAACATAAAGCGATCAAAAATGTTGAAATATGTCGCAAATGAAGGTTTCATTCCCACAAGAACTTCAACAGGGAAGCTGCAATGGCCATTCATTCTGCAAAACATCTCATCATTGGCGGAGGCATCATCGGGTGTTCGACCGCCTATCATCTGGCGCGATCCGGTGAAAAGGACGTGGTCCTTCTGGAAAAAGCTTCTCTGACCGAAGGCGCAACCTGGCACGCCGCCGGGCTGGTCGGTCAGTTGCGATCATCGCGCAATACAACACGGATGCTGAAACGGTCCGTCGCGATGTACGATCGGCTAGCCGAAGAAACCGGTATGGAGTTCGATTGGAAAAAGGTTGGCAGCCTGCGTCTGGCCGCCACAGAAGAGCGACTGCTCGAAGCAAAACGGTTGACCACAATGGCCCGCAGTTTTGACCTGGAAATGGAAATGATCACGGCTCAGGAAGCCAAGGAGTTGTTTCCCTATATAGACGACAGCGGACTTCTGGGGGCTGCATATATCCCGTCCGATGGGCACGTCGACCCGGCCAGCCTGTGCCAGGCGATTGCATCGGGCGCGCGCAGACATGGGGCGCAAATTCGCCAGGGCGTCAAGGTGCTGGATTTTGAGATACGCAATGGCCGTATCACCAAGGTGTTGACCAGCGAAGGGGACTATGAGGCGGAAACCATCGTCATGGCCGCTGGCATGTGGAGCCGGGAGTTGGGCGCAAAATTGGGGATACACGTGCCCGCCTGTGCTGTGGAACACCAGTATATCGTGACCGAGCCCTTGCCGGATATTGATCTGGTCAAAGGCTTGCCAACGCTGCGCGATCCCGAACGGCTAGTCTATTACAAACCCGATGCCGGAGGCCGCCTGGTGATCGGCGGATACGAGGAAGGCACGTTACCGTTCGGAGATGACGGGATTCCCGGCGAATTCGTGCGCCAGCTGTTGCCTGACAATCTGGAGCGCTTTGGCCCCTTGGCCGAGCTTGCCGCACAGGTGACACCGGTTTTGAATCAAGTCGGCATACGATCCGTGATCAATGGGCCAATCCCCTATTCCGCTGATGGTGATTTTGTCATGGGCTGGGCACCAGGGTTTGACAATCTGATGATGGCCACCGGGTTCCTGTATGGCATTGCAGCGGGGGGCGGCGCGGGTGAAATGATCGCGGAATGGATCACCGAAGGTCGCCCAAGTTTGGATCTCTGGCCATTGGACTGCCGACGCTTTGGTCCGCATCACGGAACCAAGAGTTTTATGTATCCCCGCGCTGTCGAACATTATGCGCATCACTACAAAATGCGCTATCCAGGTCAGGAGCATGAAACCGCGCGCAATCTGAGACTGTCGCCCCTTCACGGAATTCTAAAGGCGAATGGTGCAGTGTTCGGATCGAAGAACGGCTGGGAGCGACCGCTTTGGTTTGCGCCCGAAGGTGTTGACGCTGTTGACCAGCTCGATTTTCTGAACCCAGGGTGGCATCAGTTCGCAGCCTTGGAACATTTGGCCATCCGTGAAGGGGTGGCCCTGATAGATCAGTCAAGCTTTGCCAAATTCGAGATCATGGGCCCCGGTGCGCTGGATCTGTTGCAGCGACTCGCTGCGTGCAACATGGACAAACCCGACGGCACGGTGATCTACGCTCAGTTCTGCAACGACACCGGTGGCATCGAAGCGGATGTAACCATTACACGCCTGGGTCGCGATCATTTCTATCTGGTGACAGGTTCTGGTTTTGGCACCCATGACGCCGATTGGATTCGCCGGAGTATGTCGGCAGACGGGTCGGTTCACATCGTCGAAGTCACGTCGGGGCGGGCGGTCATAAACCTTTGCGGACCAAAAGCACGCGATGTGCTGCAGTCTGTCTGCGAACAGGATGTGTCTAACGCTGCGTTTCCGTTTGGAACCGCTCAGGACATTACTGTTGGCAGCGCCCCGGTTCGGGCGGTTCGAATTGGATTTGTCGGTGAGCTGGGATGGGAATTGCACGTCCCCACCGAGTTCGCTGTCCATGTGTATCAGACGTTGCGCGTGGCTGGGGCAGTTCATGATATCCGTGACGTCGGGTATCGCGCGATTGACTCGCTGCGACTGGAAAAAGGATACTTGTATTGGTCCGGTGAAATATCGCCAGATTACACCCCGATCGAGGCCGGATTGGGATTTCGGGTTCATCTGAAGTCAGGCGGTGATTTCATTGGTCGCGATGCGCTGGCCAGGCAAAAGGCCGATGGTCCGGATCGAAAACTGTGTACCTTTGTAACGCCGGACAAGCTGCCGCTGTACGGGGGGGAAACCATTCTGCAAGAGGACACTGTTGTCTCGCTCGCGACCAGCGCCGGATTTGGCCATTCGGTTGGTCAGACAATAATCTTTGGCTATCTGGATCGCGAACTCTGGAACCAGTCCCATTTTGACATCGAGGTGTTTGGCGCGCGCCATCCTGTCACGCGGGTCGACGGGCCACTGTATGATCCGCAAAATGAAAACCTGAAGTCCTGAGGAGGCGTCATGTCCGAATACACCAAAACCATTCTGAGCACGCTTCGCAAAACACCGGGGTTTGGTTCCCTTGTCGCCAATGAGTGTACGATTACCCGGCTGGGCGGGTTAA comes from the Rhodobacteraceae bacterium M382 genome and includes:
- the speB gene encoding agmatinase; this translates as MSKHGYEAGRLNLPFVGIATFGKKPYVEDWDQIDADVAILGAPFDFGCQFRSGARFGPRAVREASTLFSFGHAGAYDHEDDATYLGADVRIIDMGDADIIHTKTNESHANIEYGVKKALDAGAIPVTIGGDHSINIPCINAYAADCAEKGPIHVVQIDAHLDFVDERHGVTDGHGNPMRRAIEKDYVSGMTQLGIRNVSSTAKEGYDDARARGSDILSVRQVRKLGTEAILDRIPEGARYYVTIDIDAFCPSIAPGTGTPSHGGFQYYDVLEILQGLSKRGDVVGIDLVEVAPAYDPSESTQILAAQLLLNFIGFIFHNRK
- a CDS encoding DeoR/GlpR family DNA-binding transcription regulator, coding for MSKYEKDILNTVNLRGRVSVTELAEILQVSDQTIRRIVKPMVEDGRLSKVHGALVSTQNVLDPPFMARMEKNRAAKVAIANAVADRILDGAAIAIDTGSTSGYVAQALRARKNLTVVTNSAYIAAILAMTDGNRVFMAGTQLRNHDGAAFDRAAFDVIASVSVETAILSASQVHPSRGFMVFDQCEADMAAAMKHAAERSFMVVDSTKFSASGSSPALLLPELLPADLIVTDRRPPPEFRELPGQAELVIADMQR
- a CDS encoding FAD-dependent oxidoreductase is translated as MAIHSAKHLIIGGGIIGCSTAYHLARSGEKDVVLLEKASLTEGATWHAAGLVGQLRSSRNTTRMLKRSVAMYDRLAEETGMEFDWKKVGSLRLAATEERLLEAKRLTTMARSFDLEMEMITAQEAKELFPYIDDSGLLGAAYIPSDGHVDPASLCQAIASGARRHGAQIRQGVKVLDFEIRNGRITKVLTSEGDYEAETIVMAAGMWSRELGAKLGIHVPACAVEHQYIVTEPLPDIDLVKGLPTLRDPERLVYYKPDAGGRLVIGGYEEGTLPFGDDGIPGEFVRQLLPDNLERFGPLAELAAQVTPVLNQVGIRSVINGPIPYSADGDFVMGWAPGFDNLMMATGFLYGIAAGGGAGEMIAEWITEGRPSLDLWPLDCRRFGPHHGTKSFMYPRAVEHYAHHYKMRYPGQEHETARNLRLSPLHGILKANGAVFGSKNGWERPLWFAPEGVDAVDQLDFLNPGWHQFAALEHLAIREGVALIDQSSFAKFEIMGPGALDLLQRLAACNMDKPDGTVIYAQFCNDTGGIEADVTITRLGRDHFYLVTGSGFGTHDADWIRRSMSADGSVHIVEVTSGRAVINLCGPKARDVLQSVCEQDVSNAAFPFGTAQDITVGSAPVRAVRIGFVGELGWELHVPTEFAVHVYQTLRVAGAVHDIRDVGYRAIDSLRLEKGYLYWSGEISPDYTPIEAGLGFRVHLKSGGDFIGRDALARQKADGPDRKLCTFVTPDKLPLYGGETILQEDTVVSLATSAGFGHSVGQTIIFGYLDRELWNQSHFDIEVFGARHPVTRVDGPLYDPQNENLKS